GCCGGAAAGGCTCGCGCAAATTATATTTATGGTGAATTGATAGCTGATCGGGAGCGTGAAGGTTCTGATGTTTGGGACTCGAACTGCGTTCTCGTGTACTTTCTGTGTACTTAATTCCCCTCCGCGTCCACACAGCTGGGTCTTCGGAGAAATATTCTAAAAACCTCTCGCCGAAATTTGCTTCCACTGAGACAATATAGAAGGAAGTTAACAGAGTTATTAGTGTACATGAACATGTTGACCACTGCCCACCAGAAGTCAAGCTTTGCCACTCGGTGCGGGGACGCACCCGATATCCAGTGCGGGTAGCCGATGTTGTAGATGCTCACAGGGCTCGTGCTTACCAGGAACACCACATTCAGCGTTAACAACATGGCAGTCATTGACGACTGCTTTCCATAGGCGCCAGATACTCCAACCCTCGCCCGCGCAACTGTATATATAGAAGGCATAATCGCGGTTTTGGTTCTGCGTCGGTTTTTaattagtttcaataaaatcaaactgTTACCAATAACAATCACAAAAAATggaattaaacaaaacacacaaagttCAATCCATGGCCATACTTTGTTGAAGAATGAATGATAATCGTCGTAGACCTCCAGACACTTTCCAAGTTCTGGAAGACCAGTTTCTTTGAGAACTGTTTGAAAACCCATCCCATACAGTATATGTGCGTTGAGTGCTAACAGTAACACGCAAATAGCTATGATAACAGCCATAGCACTTTTCTTCGTACATATTGTCTTCGCGTTGTGTGGAAACCAAACCGAAATGACTCTTTCTATTGTTACTGCTATTAAAATCCATGCGGAAAAATCTAAAGAACTGTAGACTAgccacatatttattttacatcccGCTACGCTCACATGGCGTACGTCCGTCTTAAAAAGATAGATCAGCCACTGCCGTAGAAGTCCGGtatacaacactaacaggtCAGAAAACGCGAGAACCGTTAAAAACAGGGCCGTAGTTGATGTTCGAATGGACTTCCGGGTAAGCACGATTATCGAAAGACTGTTCCCTACAGTTCCGAATATGATCAGTATTGGCGGGACGACCTTCCATATGAGATTTCCAGCTGTGTATATCTCGTAATGTGAATAATCATTCTCAGACATTTCTGATGACTGTTCCTGTCACACCCTTGATAAAAGGATACGGTTTAAGCTAGATTGCAACGAAGTTTTTGTATATAACTTACAGTAACTCAGTATCATTTCAGACGCTTAATAACTGCTGTAGTGcacatattttttaaacgaaGTAGCTACGATTGAAGCATAGTTGTTTATGTCACCTTTATAAATCACTGTAAAATGTGATGGTTAAGTTCTCCCACAAGTTTGCTTTCGTTTGATTAAATTGAAACTTTAGTTCCGTTAGCTATTACAACGTCAGTAGGACCACTCCGCATTTCAACCCCTGAAAAACAACAGTGGCATAGACTCATCGTACTTCTATCGCCTCTTCAATCATGTAGTTCCAATTTACTCACGTATTTCCAATAactatgatatttattttacaatactttctgACGACtgtaatatctgcaaaccaataataagcATATATAACACAGTTAACGTTCCGCAGATTCTCCCCCATATATTCCAATACTTTCTGTAAACTCAAGTACACATctgaaacacaaacattcatCTACCTCTTAATGAAATGGCTTGTCAGAATCTCCAAAAAGGATCAAATATCACTTTCGATAACATTATACTTATCAAACATCGATTTCACAGAAAGTTAAAGGCTGAATTGTTCGTTTGTccttcttgtttatattttacgttttttgttgttgataatcCCACACCGCAAGAGGTCGTCGGGTTTTTATGCCAAATCAATTTCCTCATTCGCTAACTGCCCAGCCAATGAAATAATAGCACGTGTTTGTTAATTTTCGGTGTCCGTTTGGGCTGATCGGGATAACTGTGAgataatgcattgaaaattatgctatttttcataaatttccATTTAGATTGCATTCATATATGCACTTTTTACACGAGCTGCTATACCACATTGCCAATACGAGAATCGATATGAACCATTAatccaagacaaataatattACTACTTTTTACTCCTTGCTTCCCATTTCAGCGCACCAGCTCAAAGGATTCCAGGGTTGTCAGCGGTATGGTAAACACACGaggtatttttcattttttacattatttcccgacatagtttcataacaaataaagccggattttttatttgacgacGCAATTTTTCAAACCtaagatttgagctagtgacctagttttttaacCGAGACGACCTATATTTATAGTTCTCAAAGatatgtttatacaaattaccatatcaattttcatgaaaatcaaCAGAAGCTATTCCAATTATTTACCCAAGATGACTCATATTCACGATAGCCTTAGATGCAATGCAGACAAAAACTCGGAACACATGTTATGAAGGTTTGATGAAACCATTTGCATTAATGACATGGGGAAAAATCCTAAGGTTTGAACAAGTGACCAAGTTTTTGTTCTGAGCTGAAACATATTAACAAAAGTacaagacaacatgtagacaagtattttaacaaaaaatcataaaaattgaacaattaagatttgacctagatacctagtttttgatctgaggtggcccatattcacaaatgtttaagaccaCATGTA
The Mya arenaria isolate MELC-2E11 chromosome 12, ASM2691426v1 DNA segment above includes these coding regions:
- the LOC128210508 gene encoding FMRFamide receptor-like → MSENDYSHYEIYTAGNLIWKVVPPILIIFGTVGNSLSIIVLTRKSIRTSTTALFLTVLAFSDLLVLYTGLLRQWLIYLFKTDVRHVSVAGCKINMWLVYSSLDFSAWILIAVTIERVISVWFPHNAKTICTKKSAMAVIIAICVLLLALNAHILYGMGFQTVLKETGLPELGKCLEVYDDYHSFFNKVWPWIELCVFCLIPFFVIVIGNSLILLKLIKNRRRTKTAIMPSIYTVARARVGVSGAYGKQSSMTAMLLTLNVVFLVSTSPVSIYNIGYPHWISGASPHRVAKLDFWWAVVNMFMYTNNSVNFLLYCLSGSKFRREVFRIFLRRPSCVDAEGN